Proteins from one Microbacterium sp. Root553 genomic window:
- a CDS encoding CPBP family intramembrane glutamic endopeptidase: MRSQVGGRSLILFLLVSFVGAWVIALPLYFTGGLASPLAPFLIVGVMFAPALGVLAAWGAQKPRPGERWRALGVTSPRPVSRPIWFSVLGLFLGSAIVIAGVFLAAALGLIELDLVEFSGYVESVRALGVSDLAIPGAVVVLMQLAAIPVNAVVSAPFAFAEEVGWRGWLLPRLLPLGVWPALVLSGAIWGLWHAPLILLGYNFGRPDLLGLGMMVLACVLFGIILGWLRLRSTSIWPAVIAHSAFNATASFATLVAAAGQQVDLLAISPLGWVTCLIMIAVIGVLVLTKRLRKENLTAQNPHDRLEERQDLSEVRDDASRTGGHT; the protein is encoded by the coding sequence ATGCGCTCGCAGGTCGGCGGGAGGAGTCTGATCCTCTTCCTCCTGGTGTCGTTCGTCGGCGCGTGGGTCATCGCGCTGCCGTTGTACTTCACCGGCGGTCTCGCGAGTCCGCTGGCGCCATTCCTGATCGTGGGAGTGATGTTCGCTCCCGCTCTCGGAGTGCTCGCGGCATGGGGTGCGCAGAAACCTCGCCCGGGGGAGCGGTGGCGTGCGCTGGGCGTGACATCGCCGCGTCCGGTGTCGCGTCCGATCTGGTTCAGTGTGCTCGGACTGTTCCTCGGGTCGGCGATCGTCATCGCGGGAGTCTTCCTGGCAGCTGCCCTCGGACTGATCGAACTCGACCTCGTCGAGTTCAGCGGATACGTGGAGTCGGTCCGTGCGCTGGGCGTCTCCGACCTCGCGATCCCCGGTGCCGTGGTGGTGCTCATGCAGCTCGCCGCAATCCCGGTCAACGCGGTGGTCAGCGCACCGTTCGCGTTCGCCGAAGAGGTCGGATGGCGAGGGTGGCTCCTCCCCCGCCTCCTCCCCCTGGGGGTGTGGCCCGCGCTCGTGCTCAGCGGCGCGATCTGGGGTCTCTGGCACGCTCCGCTCATACTCCTCGGGTACAACTTCGGCCGCCCCGATCTTCTCGGCCTCGGCATGATGGTGCTGGCGTGTGTGCTCTTCGGGATCATCCTCGGGTGGCTCCGTCTCCGATCGACATCGATCTGGCCCGCGGTCATCGCCCACTCCGCGTTCAACGCGACTGCGTCATTCGCGACTCTCGTCGCAGCGGCCGGTCAGCAGGTCGACCTTCTGGCCATCTCTCCGCTGGGATGGGTGACCTGTCTGATCATGATCGCCGTCATCGGAGTCCTCGTTCTGACAAAGCGACTGCGAAAGGAAAACTTGACAGCGCAAAACCCGCATGACAGGCTCGAAGAGCGCCAGGACCTGTCAGAGGTTCGCGACGACGCATCACGCACGGGGGGCCATACATGA
- a CDS encoding DUF3887 domain-containing protein, whose amino-acid sequence MTDSRASFSIAAAALARAQAVAGLLHSRESRATAMRLVGAAAGLKAEADRLLATSVEDARRAGATWQEVGDTLNISRQAAYQRFGQALDPRTGKAVAKDVPAAAIDRAIAVFAQLSAGDPAAVVADFDDQMTSAMTSEALGDTWASVLAAVGSLEKTGEPASHRVSGLVVIDVPLTFEAGEMIGKVSIRDDGRIAGLFILNAPESSAGGSA is encoded by the coding sequence ATGACTGATTCACGGGCTTCGTTCTCCATCGCCGCTGCCGCGCTCGCTCGTGCGCAGGCGGTGGCTGGGCTCCTGCACTCGCGGGAGAGCAGAGCGACGGCGATGCGCCTGGTCGGTGCGGCTGCCGGGTTGAAGGCAGAAGCGGATCGGCTCCTGGCGACGAGTGTCGAGGACGCGCGTCGTGCGGGCGCGACATGGCAGGAAGTGGGAGACACATTGAATATTTCTCGACAGGCCGCGTACCAGCGATTCGGGCAGGCGCTCGATCCGCGCACCGGCAAGGCTGTGGCGAAGGACGTGCCAGCTGCAGCGATCGATCGCGCCATCGCGGTCTTCGCGCAGTTGTCGGCCGGCGATCCGGCGGCGGTGGTCGCCGACTTCGACGACCAGATGACGTCGGCGATGACCTCGGAGGCGCTCGGCGACACATGGGCGAGCGTCCTGGCGGCGGTCGGGTCTCTCGAGAAGACCGGCGAGCCCGCCTCGCACCGGGTGAGCGGACTGGTCGTGATCGACGTCCCGCTGACCTTCGAGGCCGGGGAGATGATCGGCAAGGTCAGCATCCGCGATGACGGCCGGATCGCGGGTCTCTTCATCCTGAACGCGCCGGAATCGTCGGCAGGAGGGAGCGCCTGA
- a CDS encoding dihydrofolate reductase family protein, with product MRPLRYSINVTLDGCVHHEAGVAPDEELMGFWVADMQRADAVVYGRTTYEMMQSAWRRPASGVWPDWMDEWEVPFADALDRMPKHVVSSTLPSVDWNAELVTGDLGEAVRRLKEQPGQGLSVGGVTLPLALAELGLIDEYTFVVHPLVAGHGPRLLDGLNERLALRLVDRREFASGAVAQIYRPA from the coding sequence ATGAGACCACTGCGCTATTCGATCAACGTCACGCTCGACGGGTGCGTCCATCACGAGGCGGGGGTCGCCCCCGATGAGGAGCTCATGGGCTTCTGGGTCGCTGACATGCAGCGAGCGGATGCCGTCGTCTACGGCCGAACCACGTACGAGATGATGCAGTCGGCCTGGCGCCGCCCGGCATCCGGGGTGTGGCCCGACTGGATGGACGAGTGGGAGGTGCCGTTCGCCGACGCCCTCGATCGGATGCCGAAGCACGTCGTCTCGAGCACGCTGCCCTCCGTCGACTGGAACGCCGAACTCGTCACCGGTGATCTGGGCGAGGCCGTCCGGCGGTTGAAGGAGCAGCCGGGGCAGGGACTGTCCGTCGGTGGCGTGACGCTGCCGTTGGCTCTCGCCGAGCTCGGCCTGATCGACGAATACACCTTCGTCGTGCATCCGCTCGTCGCCGGGCACGGGCCGCGGCTGCTCGATGGGCTGAACGAGCGGCTGGCCCTGCGCCTGGTCGATCGGCGGGAGTTCGCGTCGGGTGCGGTCGCGCAGATCTATCGTCCCGCGTGA
- a CDS encoding G5 domain-containing protein has protein sequence MSQPPAAWHPDPENPHQLRWWDGQKWTGATAPSPAAAATTQFSTAAAPVAPEASAPSTRRTGWRMAGIIVGALVVGGLLARLSPIAILLVATAVIAVGLVVLFSRPLPALGLRSRPSGLLALGLAALLFTGGGLANASPNSGGTVTAGGRSPSSEPQSFAAVPSSTPTPTPIPTTFETVTEEVAVPFEATTVDDPQRDQGTTALVTAGANGVKVITYRVTLVDGVEVSREAIGEAISVAPVAEVTAIGSKAPAPVAPAAPVPLVQAGGGCDPNYAGACVPIDSDVDCAGGSGNGPSYVQGPVQVVGNDIYDLDRDGDGIACD, from the coding sequence ATGTCACAGCCTCCTGCCGCCTGGCATCCGGATCCGGAGAATCCGCATCAGCTGCGCTGGTGGGACGGCCAGAAGTGGACCGGCGCGACGGCGCCGTCACCGGCCGCCGCCGCGACGACACAGTTCAGCACGGCCGCAGCTCCCGTAGCTCCCGAGGCATCCGCGCCGAGCACGCGTCGCACCGGATGGCGCATGGCAGGGATCATCGTGGGCGCACTCGTCGTCGGCGGGCTCCTCGCCAGGCTGTCGCCGATCGCGATCCTCCTCGTCGCGACCGCCGTGATCGCGGTGGGTCTGGTCGTCCTGTTCTCACGCCCTCTGCCCGCCCTCGGACTTCGATCGCGGCCTTCCGGCCTGCTGGCCCTCGGCCTGGCCGCACTTCTCTTCACCGGCGGCGGCCTCGCGAACGCGAGCCCGAACAGCGGCGGCACCGTGACTGCGGGCGGCCGCTCCCCGTCATCCGAGCCGCAGAGCTTTGCGGCGGTGCCGAGCTCGACGCCCACGCCCACCCCGATTCCGACCACGTTCGAGACGGTGACCGAAGAGGTTGCCGTGCCGTTCGAGGCCACGACCGTCGACGACCCGCAGCGCGACCAGGGCACGACTGCTCTGGTCACCGCCGGCGCGAACGGCGTGAAGGTCATCACGTATCGGGTGACTCTGGTCGACGGCGTCGAGGTCTCGCGCGAGGCCATCGGCGAAGCGATCTCCGTGGCGCCCGTCGCAGAGGTCACGGCGATCGGGAGCAAGGCGCCCGCGCCCGTTGCACCCGCGGCTCCGGTGCCGCTCGTGCAGGCAGGCGGTGGATGCGATCCGAACTATGCCGGAGCCTGCGTGCCGATCGACAGCGACGTCGACTGCGCAGGCGGCAGCGGGAACGGACCGTCATACGTGCAGGGTCCGGTGCAGGTCGTCGGCAACGACATCTACGACCTCGACCGCGACGGCGACGGGATCGCCTGCGACTAG
- the gnd gene encoding phosphogluconate dehydrogenase (NAD(+)-dependent, decarboxylating), with product MQLAMIGLGRMGANIVRRLMRDGHDCVVYDVNADAVQALVAEGATGAESMADLASKLEAPRAIWMMVPASLTGQVADEVAAVLDEGDILIDGGNSNYRDDVRRAAALRERGIHYVDVGTSGGVFGLDRGYCLMVGGPDEAVQRIEPVLRTIAPGVGEIERTPGRTGDLTPEEQGYLHCGPSGAGHFVKMVHNGIEYGIMASIAEGLNLLHNADAGVREAEHSAEIAPLEEPEFYQFPIDTSKVAELWRRGSVISSWLLDLTAAALAENPQLDGLAGRVSDSGEGRWTVKAAVDVGVPVPVLAASLFERFASRGEDHFANQVLSAMRLQFGGHQELPAGDVLEAGARKAESD from the coding sequence ATGCAGCTCGCGATGATCGGACTCGGCCGGATGGGCGCCAACATCGTGCGCCGTCTCATGCGCGACGGCCACGACTGCGTGGTCTACGACGTGAATGCGGATGCCGTGCAGGCCCTCGTCGCGGAGGGAGCGACGGGCGCCGAGAGTATGGCCGACCTGGCGTCGAAGCTCGAAGCCCCCAGGGCCATCTGGATGATGGTGCCCGCCTCTCTCACCGGACAGGTCGCCGACGAGGTCGCGGCGGTGCTCGATGAGGGCGACATCCTCATCGACGGCGGCAACTCGAACTACCGCGACGACGTGCGGCGCGCTGCGGCACTGCGGGAGCGCGGCATCCACTACGTCGACGTCGGCACCAGCGGCGGAGTGTTCGGCCTCGACCGCGGATACTGCCTCATGGTCGGCGGGCCCGACGAGGCCGTGCAGCGCATCGAGCCGGTGCTGCGCACGATCGCCCCGGGTGTCGGCGAGATCGAGCGCACGCCCGGTCGCACCGGCGACCTCACTCCCGAGGAGCAGGGCTATCTGCACTGCGGCCCGTCGGGTGCGGGGCACTTCGTGAAGATGGTGCACAACGGCATCGAGTACGGCATCATGGCGTCGATCGCCGAGGGGCTCAACCTGCTGCACAACGCGGATGCCGGGGTGCGCGAGGCCGAGCACTCCGCCGAGATCGCCCCGCTCGAGGAGCCCGAGTTCTACCAGTTCCCCATCGACACGTCGAAGGTCGCCGAGCTGTGGCGCCGAGGATCCGTGATCTCGTCGTGGCTGCTCGACCTGACCGCGGCCGCGCTCGCCGAGAACCCGCAGCTCGACGGACTCGCCGGCCGGGTGTCGGACTCGGGCGAGGGGCGCTGGACCGTCAAGGCCGCCGTCGACGTCGGAGTTCCCGTGCCGGTGCTCGCCGCTTCGCTGTTCGAGCGCTTCGCGTCGCGCGGCGAAGACCACTTCGCGAACCAGGTGCTGTCGGCGATGCGTCTGCAGTTCGGCGGCCACCAGGAGCTGCCCGCCGGCGACGTGCTCGAGGCCGGTGCGCGCAAGGCGGAGTCCGACTGA
- a CDS encoding MalY/PatB family protein codes for MTSPAFDQITRDDLHSAGSLKWTTFPDMIGAFVAEMDFGLAPAITDAVKDALDVGVTGYLPERLAKDLSAATARWYAESYGWEIPADRVHHVPDVIAAFELAIENFTSPGSAVIVPTPAYMPFLFVPPMHDRRVIEVPSIEVDGRWVMDLDAVAQAFRDGGEMLVLCNPHNPLGTVATRDELLAIAETVTAAGGRVFADEIHAPIVYAPAQHIPYASVSDAAAAHTFTATSASKAWNLAGLKCAQVIISNDADAELWERLGFWPGHGTSTLGVVANIAAYTAGAPWLDEVVEYLDGNRRMLAQLVDEKLPGVRMIVPEGSYIALLDFRETGLTGDLAEWFREHAGVAMTDGAACGEAAIGYTRFVFALPRPLLVEAVERIAAALAGRASVSV; via the coding sequence ATGACCTCCCCCGCGTTCGACCAGATCACTCGCGACGACCTGCACAGCGCGGGCAGCCTGAAGTGGACGACCTTTCCCGACATGATCGGCGCGTTCGTCGCGGAGATGGACTTCGGTCTCGCCCCCGCCATCACCGACGCGGTCAAGGATGCTCTCGACGTCGGCGTGACCGGCTATCTGCCCGAGCGTCTCGCGAAAGACCTCTCCGCCGCGACCGCCCGCTGGTACGCGGAGTCGTACGGGTGGGAGATCCCGGCCGACCGGGTGCACCATGTGCCCGACGTGATCGCCGCGTTCGAGCTGGCGATCGAGAACTTCACCTCCCCGGGGTCGGCCGTCATCGTGCCGACGCCCGCGTACATGCCGTTCCTCTTCGTGCCGCCGATGCATGATCGCCGGGTGATCGAGGTGCCGAGCATCGAGGTCGACGGACGCTGGGTCATGGACCTGGATGCCGTCGCCCAGGCGTTCCGCGACGGCGGCGAGATGCTCGTGCTCTGCAACCCGCACAACCCCCTCGGCACCGTCGCGACCCGCGACGAGCTGCTCGCCATCGCCGAGACGGTGACGGCCGCGGGCGGACGCGTGTTCGCCGACGAGATCCACGCCCCCATCGTCTACGCCCCGGCGCAGCACATCCCCTACGCCTCGGTGTCGGATGCCGCGGCCGCCCACACCTTCACCGCGACGTCCGCCTCGAAGGCCTGGAATCTCGCCGGGCTCAAGTGCGCCCAGGTGATCATCTCGAACGACGCCGACGCCGAGCTCTGGGAGCGCCTCGGGTTCTGGCCCGGGCACGGCACCTCGACGCTGGGCGTCGTGGCGAACATCGCGGCCTACACGGCGGGCGCCCCGTGGCTCGACGAGGTCGTGGAGTACCTCGACGGCAACCGGCGGATGCTGGCGCAGCTCGTCGACGAGAAGCTCCCCGGCGTGCGGATGATCGTGCCCGAGGGCAGCTACATCGCCCTGCTGGACTTCCGCGAGACGGGGCTGACCGGCGATCTCGCCGAGTGGTTCCGCGAGCACGCGGGCGTCGCGATGACCGACGGAGCCGCCTGCGGCGAGGCGGCCATCGGCTACACGCGGTTCGTGTTCGCGCTGCCCCGACCCCTGCTGGTCGAGGCCGTCGAGCGCATCGCCGCGGCGCTGGCCGGGCGGGCCTCGGTCTCCGTCTAG
- a CDS encoding MalY/PatB family protein, whose protein sequence is MSDSVNTDPHPFDSRTRFDLDRPESRKWSLHPGHIGAWVAEMDFGVAPVIAESLHRAIDEENLGYLSPPLAARLGEATAAWMRDEYGWNIDPDRVHPVSDVMAALRVAVEEYAPAGSAVIVPTPAYMPFLTYLPSIGHPVIEVPGIETVDAQGRVRWHHDLQRIDEAFAAGARTLVLCNPHNPTGTVVERAELEALAQIVERHGARVFADEIHAPLRFDGRPFTPYASLSDSTAAHTITGTSASKAWNLPGLKTAQLITSNDADQQLYKRFGFSVQHGAATLGVVASTAAYREGKPWLDGVLEYLSQSRRELGSLVAEQLPGAVYREPEATYIGWIDTRALEIDGSPAAFFRDQAGVVLTDGRLLGRGYEDHVRVVFATPRPILREAIAAMGDAVRDR, encoded by the coding sequence ATGAGCGATTCCGTGAACACCGACCCGCATCCGTTCGACTCCCGCACGAGGTTCGATCTCGATCGACCTGAGAGCCGTAAGTGGAGTCTGCATCCCGGCCACATCGGCGCGTGGGTCGCGGAGATGGATTTCGGCGTCGCGCCGGTGATCGCGGAGTCGCTGCACCGGGCGATCGACGAGGAGAACCTCGGGTATCTCTCGCCGCCGCTGGCCGCCAGGCTCGGCGAGGCGACGGCGGCATGGATGCGCGACGAGTACGGCTGGAACATCGACCCCGACCGCGTGCATCCGGTCTCCGACGTCATGGCGGCCCTGCGCGTCGCCGTCGAGGAGTATGCGCCTGCCGGATCCGCGGTGATCGTGCCGACTCCGGCATATATGCCGTTTCTGACATATCTGCCGTCGATCGGGCATCCGGTGATCGAGGTGCCCGGGATCGAGACGGTCGACGCGCAGGGACGGGTGCGCTGGCACCATGATCTGCAGCGCATCGACGAGGCCTTCGCGGCCGGTGCCCGCACGCTCGTGCTCTGCAATCCGCACAATCCCACCGGGACCGTGGTCGAGCGTGCGGAGCTCGAAGCTCTCGCCCAGATCGTGGAGCGGCACGGCGCACGCGTGTTCGCTGACGAGATCCACGCGCCGCTGCGCTTCGACGGCCGGCCGTTCACCCCGTACGCCTCGCTGTCGGACTCGACGGCGGCGCACACGATCACCGGAACGAGCGCATCGAAGGCCTGGAACCTCCCCGGGCTCAAGACCGCGCAGCTGATCACCTCGAACGACGCCGACCAGCAGCTGTACAAGAGGTTCGGGTTCTCGGTGCAGCACGGTGCCGCGACGCTCGGAGTGGTGGCCTCCACCGCGGCATACCGCGAGGGCAAGCCGTGGCTCGACGGGGTGCTCGAGTACCTCTCGCAGTCGCGTCGCGAGCTCGGGTCGCTCGTCGCCGAGCAGCTGCCCGGGGCGGTGTACCGCGAACCGGAGGCGACCTACATCGGCTGGATCGACACACGCGCGCTCGAGATCGACGGCTCGCCCGCCGCGTTCTTCCGCGACCAGGCGGGCGTCGTGCTGACCGACGGCCGCCTGCTCGGTCGGGGATACGAGGACCACGTCCGCGTGGTGTTCGCCACCCCTCGGCCGATCCTTCGCGAGGCCATCGCCGCGATGGGGGATGCGGTGCGCGACCGCTGA
- a CDS encoding DUF2188 domain-containing protein, with the protein MAAGDIETFQRDGIWFNRIEGEARTLGSSFETEEEAVRVGRGAAAARQVQHAVRSEEGPSDTRNLHDWHPRDLMN; encoded by the coding sequence ATGGCCGCAGGCGACATCGAGACCTTCCAGCGTGACGGGATCTGGTTCAACCGGATCGAGGGCGAAGCCCGCACGCTGGGTTCCAGCTTCGAGACCGAGGAGGAGGCGGTCCGGGTCGGTCGGGGCGCGGCCGCCGCACGCCAGGTTCAGCACGCCGTGCGTTCGGAGGAGGGGCCGTCGGACACCCGCAACCTGCACGATTGGCATCCGCGCGACCTCATGAACTGA
- a CDS encoding serine/threonine-protein kinase, whose translation MTLEVMSPTAALLDGRYILHDRVGQGGMATVYRAEDTHLGRTVAIKMIHEGQGPVASIERAHTEKTLLASLSHPSLVTLYDAQLTPNRPQYLVMEFVKGPTLADRMTDGPMPPADVARITRDLAAGLTAVHAAGIVHRDVKPSNVLLASDRTGRPVVAKLADFGIACAIDDTRLTTPGIVLGTLTYMAPEQLRDQEPGTPVDVFSLGLVALEALTGEAGYPSLASGRAAAIARLAHPPIIPATVPDGWRDLITRMTRLDPQERPTATEVARVARGLVRGYAADTSETAIAAGSASIVAAAGPTPARGVVGGADAVGGADAVGGVDRVGVPGAAGETRAVGVVGAAGGVGAAGAADDRVAADTAHEPDAVGPARDPGAAGATRTGATAVFPATDGADAPLRARTPRGARTGTRTRVIAGAAGVAAAGALVVGLVAFTAPASDIGRVASTAVVRTASTSAEAEPQSTPVETVTDAETPANSGTPGNSGNPGNSGNPGNSGNPGNSGNPGNSGTPGNSGKADKADKLDNPDKADRPDKTDKPDKSNGDSGKN comes from the coding sequence ATGACGCTGGAAGTGATGTCGCCCACGGCGGCACTGCTCGATGGACGCTACATTCTGCACGATCGTGTGGGACAGGGCGGCATGGCGACGGTGTACCGCGCCGAAGACACCCACCTCGGCCGCACCGTGGCGATCAAGATGATCCACGAAGGTCAGGGGCCCGTCGCCTCGATCGAGCGCGCGCACACCGAGAAGACGCTGCTCGCCTCGCTGAGCCATCCCTCTCTCGTCACGCTGTACGACGCGCAGCTCACCCCGAATCGCCCGCAGTACCTGGTCATGGAGTTCGTGAAGGGGCCGACGCTGGCCGACCGCATGACCGACGGCCCGATGCCGCCCGCGGACGTCGCGCGGATCACCCGCGACCTCGCCGCGGGGCTGACCGCCGTGCACGCGGCGGGGATCGTCCACCGCGACGTCAAGCCGTCGAACGTGCTGCTCGCCTCCGATCGCACGGGTCGACCGGTGGTCGCGAAGCTCGCCGACTTCGGCATCGCGTGCGCCATCGACGACACCCGGCTCACCACTCCCGGCATCGTGCTCGGCACCCTCACCTACATGGCCCCGGAGCAGCTCCGCGATCAGGAGCCCGGCACGCCGGTCGACGTGTTCTCTCTCGGTCTGGTCGCACTCGAAGCCCTCACCGGCGAGGCCGGATACCCCTCGCTCGCGTCGGGGCGCGCCGCGGCCATCGCCCGGCTCGCGCACCCGCCGATCATCCCGGCGACGGTGCCGGACGGCTGGCGCGACCTGATCACGCGGATGACGCGCCTCGACCCGCAGGAGCGCCCGACCGCCACCGAGGTCGCCCGCGTCGCGCGCGGCCTGGTGCGGGGATACGCTGCCGACACGAGCGAGACCGCGATCGCCGCGGGTTCCGCATCGATCGTCGCGGCCGCCGGTCCGACCCCCGCGCGGGGTGTGGTCGGCGGGGCAGACGCAGTCGGCGGGGCAGACGCAGTCGGCGGGGTCGACAGGGTCGGAGTGCCCGGTGCAGCCGGTGAAACCCGCGCAGTCGGTGTAGTCGGCGCGGCAGGCGGAGTAGGCGCAGCCGGCGCAGCAGACGATCGAGTTGCGGCAGATACGGCGCATGAGCCGGATGCGGTGGGCCCGGCGCGGGATCCGGGAGCGGCCGGGGCGACTCGGACCGGTGCCACGGCCGTGTTCCCCGCGACGGACGGCGCGGACGCTCCCCTTCGCGCCCGCACGCCGCGCGGCGCCCGCACCGGCACCCGCACCCGCGTGATCGCCGGCGCTGCCGGTGTTGCCGCGGCCGGGGCGCTCGTCGTCGGTCTCGTGGCTTTCACCGCGCCGGCATCCGACATCGGGCGCGTGGCGTCGACGGCGGTCGTCCGTACGGCGTCGACATCCGCTGAGGCCGAGCCGCAGAGCACGCCCGTCGAGACGGTCACCGACGCGGAGACGCCGGCGAACTCCGGAACCCCCGGCAACTCGGGCAACCCCGGGAACTCGGGCAACCCCGGGAACTCGGGCAACCCCGGGAACTCGGGCAACCCGGGAAACTCCGGAACCCCCGGAAACTCGGGCAAGGCCGACAAAGCCGACAAGCTCGACAACCCCGACAAGGCCGACAGACCGGACAAAACAGACAAGCCGGACAAGTCGAACGGCGACTCCGGCAAGAACTGA
- a CDS encoding VOC family protein, translated as MSIATTTHLNFRGTARAALEFYRSVFGGEVTLATYGDFGMPADVPGADKVVFGQVENADGFRLMAYDIPGAAEDTAATAGTTTRENGATLTDRTFFQSVRADSLDELAGYWDALADGASIVEPLAASAWSPGFGMLTDRFGVTWVLDVRAAYAS; from the coding sequence ATGTCCATCGCAACCACCACCCACCTCAACTTCCGCGGCACGGCGCGGGCTGCGCTCGAGTTCTACCGGTCTGTCTTCGGCGGGGAGGTGACACTCGCGACCTACGGAGACTTCGGGATGCCGGCCGACGTGCCCGGTGCTGACAAGGTCGTGTTCGGACAGGTCGAGAACGCCGACGGGTTCCGGCTCATGGCGTACGACATCCCCGGAGCGGCGGAGGACACGGCCGCGACCGCCGGCACGACCACACGGGAGAACGGCGCGACCCTCACCGATCGCACGTTCTTCCAGTCGGTGCGGGCCGATTCGCTGGACGAGCTGGCCGGATACTGGGATGCGCTGGCAGACGGGGCCTCGATCGTCGAGCCGCTCGCGGCATCGGCATGGTCGCCCGGCTTCGGCATGCTGACGGATCGCTTCGGCGTGACATGGGTGCTCGACGTGCGCGCGGCGTACGCGAGCTGA
- a CDS encoding helix-turn-helix transcriptional regulator, which yields MTGSSSRMLALLSLLQTPRDWPGHVLADRLEVTSRTVRRDVDRLRELGYRIRASKGPDGGYRLDAGSELPPLLFDDDQAVAIAVALQSVPTTGIDIDEGAARALATVRQVMPARLRHRVDGIRFTGVGNETRVDPAVLEAVSAAVRDRHVLRFDYGDADRPARRTEPHAVVAREGRWYLLAWDLDAEDWRTFRLDRMSPRLPTRLPFTPRELPAADAQTYLAARAKGADAVDRWPCIGEVIIGLPATEVAHWIGRDGTVDPIDATSCRVTIGSWSWVGILASLTRFDAPFTIVGPPALADAAHTLIARFAAASPPTVGVGIPR from the coding sequence ATGACCGGCAGCTCCTCCCGCATGCTCGCGCTGCTCTCGCTGCTGCAGACCCCGCGCGACTGGCCAGGGCACGTGCTCGCGGACCGACTCGAGGTCACGTCCCGAACGGTGCGTCGTGATGTCGACCGCTTGCGCGAGCTCGGATATCGGATCCGCGCGAGCAAAGGTCCCGACGGCGGATACCGATTGGACGCCGGCTCCGAGCTGCCGCCCCTCCTGTTCGACGACGACCAGGCCGTCGCGATCGCCGTCGCGCTGCAGAGCGTGCCGACCACGGGCATCGACATCGACGAGGGGGCCGCCCGTGCACTCGCGACGGTGCGGCAGGTGATGCCCGCCCGGCTGCGGCATCGTGTCGACGGCATCCGCTTCACGGGCGTCGGGAACGAGACGCGGGTCGACCCCGCCGTGCTCGAGGCAGTCAGCGCCGCCGTGCGCGATCGCCACGTGCTGCGCTTCGACTACGGCGATGCCGACCGCCCGGCCCGACGCACGGAGCCGCACGCGGTGGTCGCCAGGGAAGGTCGCTGGTACCTGCTCGCCTGGGATCTCGACGCCGAGGACTGGCGCACCTTCCGGCTGGACCGGATGTCGCCGCGCCTGCCCACGCGTCTGCCCTTCACCCCGCGCGAACTGCCCGCCGCGGACGCGCAGACGTATCTCGCGGCACGGGCCAAAGGAGCGGATGCCGTCGACCGCTGGCCCTGCATCGGCGAGGTGATCATCGGACTCCCGGCGACCGAGGTCGCCCACTGGATCGGTCGGGATGGAACGGTCGATCCGATCGATGCCACCTCGTGCCGTGTCACCATCGGATCGTGGTCGTGGGTCGGCATCCTCGCCTCGCTGACCCGCTTCGATGCGCCGTTCACGATCGTCGGACCGCCTGCCCTGGCCGACGCCGCGCACACGCTCATCGCCCGGTTCGCCGCCGCATCCCCGCCGACCGTCGGTGTCGGCATCCCCCGGTAG